The Aeromonas encheleia genomic sequence TGCCGCGCTGAAGGTGTTCCCTGAGTTGGCCGAGAAGAACGTCGCCGTGTTCGACACCGCGTTCCACCAGACCATGCCGGAAGAAGCCTTCCTGTACGCCCTGCCGTACAAGCTCTACAAAGAGAACGGCATCCGTCGCTACGGCGCCCACGGCACCAGCCACTACTACATCAGCCTGGAAGCCGCCAAGCAGCTGAACAAGCCGGTGTCCGAGCTGAACATCATCAACTGCCACCTGGGCAACGGCGGCTCCGTCTGCGCCATCAAGAATGGCCAGTCCGTCGATACCTCCATGGGTCTGACTCCGCTGGAAGGCCTGGTGATGGGTACCCGTTCCGGTGATCTGGATCCGGCCATCATCTTCTTCCTGCACGACAAGCTGGGCATGAGCGTGGCCGAGATCAACACCATGCTGACCAAAGAGTCCGGCCTGCAGGGTCTGACCGAAGTCACCTCCGACTGCCGTTTCGTTGAAGACAACTACGACAGCAAGGAAGAAGCCAAGCGCGCCATGGACGTGTACTGCTACCGCCTGGCCAAGTACATCGGCGCTTACGCCGCCGCCATGGACGGTCGTCTGGATGCCGTGGTCTTCACCGGTGGCATCGGCGAGAACTCCGCCCCGATCCGTGAAATCACCCTGAACAAGCTGGGCCTGCTGGGCTTTGACGTCGACCACGACGCCAACCTGGCCGCTCGCTTCGGCAAGGGTGGCGAGATCACCAAGGCTGGTTCCACCAAGGCCCTGGTTATCCCGACCAACGAAGAGTGGGTCATCGCCCACGACGCGCTGGAACTGGTCGGCGCATAATTTAGCTGTAGAGCAAGGCCGCCCCCGGGCGGCCTTTTCCTGATCCCAAAAAATGAACAAGGGGTAATAAGTGGCACGCACTATTATGCTCATCCCGGTCGGCACTGGTGTCGGCGTAACTTCCGTGAGTCTTGGCGTCGTTCGCGCCATGGAACGTCACGGTGTCAATGTCAGCTTCTTCAAACCGGTGGCTCAGCCGCGTCCGGGTGAAACCGGTACCGAGCGCTCCACCGCCGTGATCCGCGCCGCCGCCAACATCAATCCGCCCGAGCCGTTCGCCCTCTCCTACGCCGAGAACATGATCACCTCCAGCAACACCGATATCCTGCTGGAAGAGATCGTGGCTCGCTTCGAAGAGCACGTGAAGAGCAGCGGCGCCGAAGTGGTGGTGATCGAAGGTCTGGTCCCGACCGACAAGCAGCCGTTTGCCAACAAGCTGAACTACGACGTGGCCAAGGCGCTGGACGCCGACATGGTGTTCGTGACCCATCCGGGCAACGACTCCAGCCAGAAGCTCAAAGAGCGCATCGAGCTGGCCTGCTCCAACTTTGGTGGCGTCAGCAACCCGCGTATCGTGGGCTGCGTGATCAACAAGGTCGGCGCACCGGTTGACGAGCATGGCGTGACCCGCCCCGATCTGACCGAGATGTTCGAGGCCCATCACCACACCTCCGACTCCGCTCATAACCTGGAAGTGCTGCAGGTCTTCGGCAAGAGCCCGCTGCGCATCCTCGGTTGCATCCCCTGGAACACCCAGCTGATCGCCCCGCGCGCCAAGGATCTCGCCAAGCACCTGGCCGCCAAGATCCTGCACAAGGGTGAGCTGGACAGCCGTCGCCTGCAGACCGTGACCTTCTGCGCCCGCTCCATCCACAACATGATCGAGCACTTCCGTCCGGGCAGCCTGCTGGTGACCTCAGGCGATCGCTCCGACGTCATCGTCTCCGCCTGCCTGTCCGCCATGAACGGCGTCAAGCTGGGCGCCCTGCTGCTGACCGGTAACTATCATCCGGAGCCGCAAGTCATCGCCCTGTGCCAACAGGCCATGGCCACCGGCCTGCCGATCATGATCACCGGCACCAATACCTGGCAGACCGCCGTCAGCCTGCAGAACTTCAACGTCGACATCCCGGAAGATGACCGCGAGCGGATCGAACTGGTGCAGGACTATGTGGCTGGCCACATCGACAAGCACTGGATCGAGTCGCTCTCTGCCAAGTCCACCCGTTCCCGTCGTCTGAGCCCGCCGGCCTTCCGTTATCAGCTGACCGAGCTGGCCCGTCAGGCCAACAAGCGCGTCGTGCTGCCGGAAGGGGAAGAGCCGCGCACCATCAAGGCTGCCGCCATCTGTGCCGAGCGTGGCATTGCCCGTCCGGTGCTGCTGGGCAACCCGGAAGAGATCCGTCGCGTCGCCGAACAGCAGGGTGTGGTACTGACCGATCGCGTCGAGATCATCGACCCGCTGGAAGTGCGCGAGCGCTACGTGCCGCGTCTGGTCGAGCTGCGCAAGAACAAGGGCATGACCGAAGTGGTTGCCCGCGAACAGCTGGAAGACAACGTGGTGCTGGGCACCATGATGCTCGAGCGTGGCGAAGTGGACGGTCTGGTCTCCGGCGCCGTGCACACCACCGCCAACACCATCCGTCCGCCGATGCAGATCATCAAGACAGCCCCGGGTTCGTCGCTCATCTCCTCCATCTTCTTCATGCTGCTGCCTGATCAGGTGCTGGTATACGGTGACTGCGCCATCAACCCGGATCCGAGCGCCGAACAGCTGGCCGAGATCGCCATCCAGTCCGCCGACTCCGCTGCCGCCTTCGGCATCGAGCCGCGCGTCGCCATGATCTCCTACTCCACCGGTACCTCTGGCGCCGGCGCGGACGTAGAGAAAGTGCGTGAAGCGACCGAGCTGGCCAAGGCCAAGCGCCCGGATCTCATCATCGACGGCCCGCTGCAGTATGACGCGGCCATCATGGAGAACGTGGCCAAGTCCAAGGCACCGAACTCACCGGTTGCCGGTAAAGCGACTGTGTTCGTGTTCCCGGACCTGAACACCGGCAACACCACCTACAAGGCGGTACAGCGCTCCGCCGAGCTGGTCTCCATCGGCCCCATGCTGCAAGGCATGCGCAAGCCGGTCAACGACCTGTCCCGTGGCGCCCTGGTGGACGATATCGTCTACACCATCGCCCTGACCGGTATCCAGGCCGCCCAGGCCGAGGCAGCCGAAGCATAAGTTCGCTCTTTACTGACACTGCTAAAAAACCCGCCGAGAGGCGGGTTTTTTTATGGCTGGCGGGCGAGCTGTTGATCCGCAAGATCAAATCAGGATCCTGACCGGATCCCGAATCCTGGCACCAGCGCCTGCCTGGCAAGGGCGGGAGGATAAGCAACCACTCACTGCCGCCACAGGGGATTGGACACTTGCGATCCAGTCGGGATCAAATAGAAATACCCCTTTAAGATCAGCAAACTAACGCCAGACACACCGCTAATCTACAGAGTTTTCCACAGCTTTTGTGGATAGTTTCCCGATCATTTGAAAGAAAATGACAGACTCGCTCTGCCCCCTCCCCCCCATGACGCCCATGACAAAGGGGCTCCGAAGAGCCCCTTTGGGATGATGCAGCCAACCAGCGGTATCAGGGTCGCAGTGCCTTGTCGGCGCGGGAGATGCCGCAGACCCCTGAGCGCACCACCTCGATGATCTCGTTGGTCTGGGCCGCCGTCTTGATGAAGGCATCCAGCTTCTCACTCGTCCCGACGAGCTGCACCGTGTACTGCTCCGGGGTCACGTCGACGATCTGGCCACGGAAGATGTCCGCCAGCCGCTTCAGCTCGTCGCGGGCGCCACCGGCGGCGCGCGCCTTGACCAGGGCGATCTCCCGCTCGATGTGTTCACCCTCGCTGAGATCGCACACCTTGAGCACGTCCACCAGCTTGTGCAGTTGCTTCTGGATCTGCTCCAGCACCCGCTCGTCGCCCATGGTGACGATTGTCATGCGCGACAGGGTCGGATCCTCGGTGGGGGCCACCGTCAGGGTCTCGATGTTGTAGCCGCGTTGGGAGAAGAGGCCCACCACACGACTCAGGGCGCCGGATTCGTTCTCCAGCAATACCGAAATAATGTGTCGCATCAGATTTCCCCCGCCTTGCTCAGCCACATCTCATCGACGGCGTGATCCACCAGTACGACCGAAATAATATGTTCCATCGTCAGGTTCTCTCCGTCTTGCTCAGCCACATCTCGTCCATGGCACCAAACTTGATCTGCATCGGATAGACGTGCTCATCCGGGTCGACCGAGATATCCATGAACACCAGCCGATCCTTCAGGGCAAAGGCCCTCTCCATGGCGCTCTCGAGCTCCGCCGGATCGCTCACGGCGATGCCGACGTGGCCATAGGCTTCCGCCAGCTTGACGAAGTCCGGCAGTGACTCCATGTAGGAGTGGCTGTGGCGGCCGCCGTAGAACATCTTCTGCCACTGCTTGACCATGCCGAGGGCGCGGTTGTTGATGGAGATGATCTTGATGGGCACCCCGTATTGCAGACAGGTGGAGAGCTCCTGGATGTTCATCTGTACCGAGCCGTCACCGGTCACACAGCACACCACCGCATCCGGATTGGCGAACTGGGCGCCCATGGCGGCGGGAATGCCGAAGCCCATGGTGCCGAGGCCACCGGAGTTGATCCACTGGCGCGGCTTGGCGAAGGGGTAGTAGAGCGCGGCGAACATCTGGTGCTGACCCACGTCGGAGGCGACGAACGCCTCGCCCTTGGTCACCTTGTAGAGCGCCTCTATCACCTGCTGTGGCTTGATCAGGTTGGGATGGGTCTCGTAGGCCAGGCAGTTGCGGGAGCGCCACTGCGCTATCTGTTCCCACCACTCCGTCAGCGCCTGCTTGTCATTGTCGAAGCCGCACTCACGGATCACTTCCAGCATCTGCTCCAGCACGGTTTCCACCGAGCCGACGATGGGCACGTGGGCCTGCACCGTTTTGGAGATGGAGGTGGGATCTATGTCGATGTGGACTATGGTGGCATTGGGACAGAACTTGGCCACGTTGTTGGTGACGCGGTCGTCGAAACGAGCACCCACAGCGAAGATCAGGTCCGCGTTGTGCATGGTCTTGTTCGCTTCGAAGGTGCCGTGCATGCCGAGCATGCCGATGAACTGCGGATGGATGCCGGAGAAGGCCCCCAACCCCATCAGCGTGGTGGTCACCGGCAGGTTCAGCAGCTCGGCCAGCTTGGTCACCAGATGATCCGCATTGGCGTTGATGGCGCCACCGCCCACGTACATGACCGGGCGCTGGGCCTCGGTCAGCAACTTGGCGGCCCGCTTGATCTGGCCCTTGTGTCCGGCCTTGGTCGGATTGTAGGAGCGCAGCGAGACGGACTCGGGATACTGATAGGGGAACTTCTCTTTCGGGTTCTGCACGTCTTTGGGCAGATCCACCACCACAGGCCCCGGGCGGCCACTGGCGGCAATGTAGTAGGCCTTCTTGATGGCATCGGGGATGTCGCTGGCCTTCTTGCACAGGAAGCTGTGCTTCACCACAGGACGGGAGATGCCGATCATGTCGGTCTCCTGGAAGGCATCTTCCCCGATCATGCTGGTCGGCACCTGGCCGGACAGGATCACCAGGGGGATCGAGTCCATGTAAGCGGTGGCGATGCCGGTGATGCAGTTGGTGGCGCCGGGACCCGAGGTCACCAGCACAGTGCCCACCTTGCCGGTGGAGCGGGCGTAGCCGTCCGCCATGTGCACCGCGGCCTGCTCGTGCCGCACCAGGATGTGTTCCATCTTGCCGTTTTCGAAGAGAGCGTCATAGATGTCGAGCACTGAGCCACCAGGGTAGCCAAAGACGTGCTCCACTCCCTGATCTTCCAGCGCTCTAACTACCATCTGGGCGCCTGATAACATCTCCATGATAAAGCCCTCCAGGCTTTGCTCCGTTAAGCAAAAACTATCGACAGTCCGCTGCTTCCCGGCAGCGCCGATCCGTCTCTTGTTGTTGTCTGCATCCAGACCAGGCGAGTTCGGAGCCGTCGATAGTAGAAAAATAGGTTTTTTCCATCATTCACCCCAAAATCGGGTGAAAAACCAACTTAACCCGCCTGTGAACGCTTGTCCACGGCTTTGTCTGACCAGAACAGTCATAAATTTCAAACAGCTATTAACATTCAGTGACTTGGTCATCTGACCGAAAAGAAAGCGGGGGGGGATGGGAGGGAAACCAGCGGATCATGCTGCAAATTCAGGCCTAGACGGAAATAAATGGCCCACCCGCCGGGGTGGGCCCTCAATCAGCCTGGGACTCAATGGTCCTGTTCGGGCTCCACCAGCCAGATCTGCTGATCCGGATCCGTCTCCTCGCAGACCGAGATGCTGACCCCCATGTCCAGTAGTTCATGGAGTGTCAGATTGTCCGCCAGGGTCATGGTATCGCCGTTTTCATTGGTAAAGCGCATATTGTCCGTCCTCTCCTTGATGGGATCATTTCAGTCTAGTCAAAGGCGCTGAGTTGCGATAACCAGGGGCGCGTCAATGCCATGCGCCCCTCCAGCTCGCTGAGACGATCGCACACCTCCTCCGGGAAGAGGGTCCTGGCCCACAGGCGGCGGGACAACTGCTCGATCCCCTCCACCGCGCCGCCGGCCAGCCAGGCGGCCAGCTCGGCCGCCACGTCTGGATAGCGGATGGCCCCCGGCGCCGGCGCCTCCAGCCAGGCTCTGACCCCGTTGGCGTCCAGGGTCTCCATCAGCTGGGCCAGCCCCATCAGCTCCAGGGTCTTGCCATTGGTCAGTTGCTCGAACTGGCCACCGAGCGGCTTGACCAGCAGCTTCTTGCCGAGAGAGAGCGCCTCCGAGGCCAGCTCGAAACCGGCATTGGTGATGACCCCGCGGCAACCGGCCAAGATTTGCTTGAAGCCTTCTCGCGCCAGGGGCTCGAAGTGGATGTTGTGCCACTGGCTAGGGGTGCGGATGGCGGGGTGGAAGCAGACGAAGTGCTGCTGGTTGAAGCGCGACAGCAGGGCCGCAATCTGCTCGGTCTGTTCGAATGGCAGGTAGACCAGGATCTGCTGATTGTCCGGGGCCAGCGCTATGGGATCGATGATGGGGGGCAACAGCGGCTGACCGAAGTGAAACCAGTGCAGCCCCAACGACTGCCGGACCGGGGCGAAGCGGCGCATCAGCTGGCGGCTGAAGCCGCTCTCCCCCCAACGCGGAATGGACCAGTCGAAGCTGGCCTGATGGCTGATGGTCAGGCTCGGCTTTTGCCAGCGACGGGCGGCATGGGCGCTGAGTGGCTCGAAATCGCTGATCACCAGATCGTAATCGCGGCAGTCGAGGGCCCGCATGTCCTGCCAGAAACGCCAGGGGGAGAGCCCCTTGAGGGTACGCCAGCCCGAGATGCTCCCCTCGTGGCTGACGAAGCTGATGCCGGCAAAGGTGCGATAATGCCCAAACTCGCCCATCTCGAAGTAACCATCGGCCGGCCGGCCGCTGAACAGGTAATCGACCTCTATCCCCCTGGCTTTCAGCGCCTTGGCCAGGGTGCGGCTGCGACTGATGTGACCATTGCCGGTACCCTGCACGCCAAACAGTATCTTCATCCCTGACTCCCGCTCAATGCCCACAAGGCGCAGCCACCGCCGAGCAGGGCCCCGGCCACCAGATCGCTCAGATAGTGCACCCCGAGCAGCAGCCGCGACGCCCCCACCAACATGGCCCAGAGGAACAGCAGCGGGGCCCAGAGCGGGAAGCTGGCGGCCAGCACCGTTGCCATCAGGAAGGCGGCGGCGGTATGGCCGGACGGCAGGCTGTAGCGATCTGAGGGGGTGATGAAGACCGGCAACCCCACCGGCCGCTGGCGTTTCAGGGCATTCTTGAGCAGCAGATAGAGCGGTAGTTCGAGGGCGAAGGCCAGCACGGCGATCTGCACCGTCTCGCGCTGCGCTCCCCCCTGCCACCAGAGCAAGGCGGCCAGCACGGCATAGAGCGGGCCATCGCCGGTGTGGGAGATGGCCCGGCTGATCCTGGCCTGCGGGCGGTTGTAAGGATGGAGCAGGCAGAGACGGCACACCCGCAGGTCCCATTGCTGGATCTTGTTCATAGCCCCTCCTTCCCTGACGTCTCGATGCAGACTAGGGCGGTGGGGTGACACTTAGTTGAAGAACAGATAACAGATTTGTGAAAAGCGCGATGAAAAAAGGGCCAAGCGGCCCTTTTCTGGAGTGATCCGAGTGGAGACTCAGTTCACGGAGGCACGCAGCCCGCTTTCCATCAGTCGGCAGTTGTGATCCGCCAGCCGGCTCATGAAGCTCTCGTCCACGGTCAGGCCGAACACCTGCTCATAGAGATCCTTCATCACGAACGGCTGCCACATCATGCTGAGGAAGGAGATCTTCAGCATCTCGGGATCCAGGTTGTCACCGAGCTGACCGCTGGATCTCATGGATTCCAGCAGGGCATCGAACTGGGGCAGCTGACGCTCCAGCAGACGGTTCAGCACAAAATCCCGGCCCGGGCTCTTCTCAGTCGATAACGCACTGGAGATGGCGGAGGTCAACTCGCTGTTGGGGGCCATCACCTGATAGTAGGTATTGAGCAGATCGTTGAGGCTGCGATTGCTGCTCTCGTCATGCCAGGCCTGATCCAGCGGCTCGGCCACATCCCCCAGCACGGCCTTGTAGAGACCCTCTTTGCTGCCGAAGTAGTAGTGGATCATCGCCAGATTGGAGCCGGCCAGCTCGGCGATCTCGCGGGTCGTCACCTTGCTGTAGGGCGTATTGAGAAAACGCTCGCGCGCGGCGGCAAGCAGCTTGTCACGGATGTCGGAGCGTCCGACCGGACGACCTGGTCTGCGTTTTTCCATGGGATACCTCAGATAATTCAGCAATAGCTGATAAGTCGATCTGAATCGTGCGGGTGATCGAGTACAGCAGGAATAACCAGATGATCAGGCATGAACCGAATATGGGACAAGGAAATTTGCATTCCTTTACAATCCGATTAAATAACACAGCGGATTGAACCTGTCGGTTCGTGTTGACACAGCATAAAAATCTCGATATTGGTAGAAGCGTTATCGACTGGAAGGATTGAGTCATCATGCCTATTGCCGCCCCGCTACTACTGCTTTCCCTAATCGCGACTCGTCGCGCGGGATCTTTGTAGCCGGGCTATGGCATAGCCGGAATTTACAAAAACCCGTGCACCCCGCACGGGTTTTTTTATGCCATGCAGGGTGCCGGTACCGAACTTAGGAAGAGGGAAGTCACATGTCAGATCGGGTCATCATATTCGATACCACCTTGCGTGATGGTGAGCAGGCCCTGTCGGCCAGCTTGACGGTCAAGGAGAAGCTGCAGATCGCCCAGGCCCTCGAGCGGCTCGGGGTCGACGTCATGGAGGTGGGCTTCCCGGTCTCTTCCCCCGGTGATTTTCTCTCGGTGCAGACCATAGCCCGCCACATCAAGAACAGCCGGGTCTGCGCCCTGGCCCGTGCCCTGCCCAAGGACATAGATGCCGCCGGCGAAGCCTTGAAGGTCGCGGAAGCCTTCCGCATCCATACCTTTATCTCCACCTCCTCCATCCACGTGGAGAGCAAGCTCAAGAAGAGCTTCGAGGATGTGCTGGAGATGGGCATCAGCGCGGTCAAGCATGCTCGCCGTTACACCGACGACGTGGAGTTCTCCTGCGAGGATGCGGGCCGCACCCCCATCGATAACCTGTGCCGCATGGTCGAGGCCGCCATCAAGGCCGGCGCCCGCACCATCAACATCCCGGATACCGTCGGCTACACGGTACCGACCGAGTTCTCCGGCATCATCCAGACCCTGTTCAACCGGGTGCCGAACATCGATCAGGCCATCATCTCGGTGCACTGCCACGATGATCTCGGCCTGTCGGTGGCAAACTCCATCGGCGCCGTACAGATGGGGGCCCGCCAGATCGAGTGCACCATCAACGGCATCGGCGAGCGAGCGGGCAACTGCTCCCTGGAGGAGGTGGCGATGATCCTGAAGACCCGCGCCGACCTGCTCGGGGTCCACACCAACATCCGCCACAGCGAGATCCACCGCACCAGCACCCTGGTCAGTCAGCTGTGCAACATGCCGGTGCAGCCGAACAAGGCCATCGTCGGCGCCAATGCCTTCTCCCACAGCTCCGGCATCCATCAGGACGGCGTGCTCAAGGCCAAGAACACCTACGAGATCATCACCCCCGAGAGCATCGGCCTGACCCAGAACAGCCTCAACATGACCTCCCGCTCCGGCCGCCACGTGATCAAGCACCGCATGGAGAGCATGGGCTACCTCGAGAGCAGCTACGACCTCGACGACCTCTACGGCAAGTTCCTGACCCTGGCCGACAAGAAGGGCCAGGTGTTCGATTATGATCTCGAGGCGCTCGCCTTCTTCAGCCAGATCCACGAGGAGCCCGAGCACTTCAAGCTGGAGTACCTCGGCGTGCAGAGCGGCAGCTCGGTGCTCGCCACCGCCTCGGTCAAGCTGAAGGTGGGTCAAGATCTGATCTGCGAAGCGGCTACCGGCAACGGTCCTGTGGATGCGGTATACCAGTGCATCAATCGCATCACCGGCTACGAGATCCGCATCGACAAGTACGAGCTCAAAGGCAAGGGGGAAGGCAAGAACGCCCTCGGCCAGGTCGACATCGTCGCCGAATACAAGGGCCGCAAATTCCATGGCATGGGGCTGGCCACCGACATCATCGAATCCTCGGCCCAGGCCCTGGTCCATGTCATCAACAGCATCTGGCGCGCCGATCAGGTCGCCGAACAGATGGAACGCAATAACAGTATCAAATCGGAAACAGTCTGAGCGGATGGAGCTCAATAACGACATCAGGACAGAGACCGCCTGAACAGTGATCGGATCGCCGTATCGGGTCGCTGAGCAGATGGCGCTCAATAACAACATCAGGACGGAAACAGTATGAGCAGTTATCGGATCGCAGTATTGCCGGGTGACGGCATTGGCCCGGAAGTGATGGCCGAAGCCATCAAGGTGCTGGCCAAGGTACAGACCAAATTCGGCTTCTCCCTCGACTATGATCGCCACGACGTCGGCGGCATCGCCATCGACAACCATGGCACCCCGCTGCCACAAAGCACCATAGCCGGCTGCGAAGCGGCCGATGCCGTGCTGTTCGGCTCGGTCGGTGGCCCCAAGTGGGAGCACCTGCCGCCGAACGATCAGCCGGAGCGCGGCGCCCTGCTGCCCCTGCGTGCCCACTTCAAACTGTTCTGCAACCTGCGTCCGGCCCGCATCTACACCGGTCTCGAGCAGTTCTCGCCGCTGCGCGCCGACATCTCCGATCGCGGCTTTGACATCGCCTGCGTGCGCGAGCTGACCGGCGGCATCTACTTCGGCCAGCCCAAGGGGCGCGAGGGGGAAGGTGCCACCGAGAAGGCGTTCGACACCGAGGTGTATCACCGCTTCGAGATCGAGCGCATCGCCAAGATAGCGTTCGAATCAGCCCGGGTGCGCCGCAGCAAAGTGACCTCCATCGACAAGGCCAACGTGCTCGCCTCCTCCATCCTGTGGCGCGAGGTGGTGACCCAGGTTGCCAAGTCCTACCCGGATGTGGCGCTGAACCACATGTATATCGACAACGCCACCATGCAGCTCATCAAGGATCCGTCCCAGTTCGACGTGCTGCTCTGCTCCAACCTGTTCGGTGACATCCTCTCCGACGAGTGCGCCATGATCACCGGCTCCATGGGGCTACTGCCCTCCGCCAGCCTGAACGAATCAGGCTTCGGCCTGTTCGAACCGGCCGGTGGCTCGGCGCCGGACATCGCCGGCAAAGGCATCGCCAACCCCATAGCCCAGATCCTCTCCGCCGCCCTGATGCTGCGCTACAGTCTGGGCCAGGAAACCGCCGCCCAGGCCATCGAGCAGGCCGTGGCCCAAGCCCTGGCCGAGGGTTACTTCACCGCCGATCTGCACCAGGCAACGGCCCGTCACCCGGTGCAGAGCACCGCCGACATGGGCTCCCAGATCGCCGCGCGCATCTGATGGCAACGGTTTGAATAACAAGGAAAGAGCAATGTCCAAGACCCTCTATCAGAAAGTGTTCGACGCCCATGTGGTGCGTGAAGTGGCAGGCGAAACGCCGCTCATCTACATAGACCGCCACCTGGTACACGAAGTGACCAGCCCGCAGGCGTTCGACGGCCTGCGCGCCATGAACCGGCCGCTGCGGCGCCCGGATCTCACCTGGGCCACCATGGATCACAACGTCTCCACCACCACCAAGGACATCGCCGCCTCCGGCGAGATGGCCCGCATCCAGATGGAGACGCTCGCCGACAACTGCAAGGAGTTCGGCGTCCGGCTCTACGATCTGAACCACCAGTATCAGGGCATAGTCCACGTGATGGGGCCTGAGCTCGGCATCACCCTGCCCGGCACCACCATAGTCTGCGGCGACTCCCACACCGCCACCCACGGCGCCTTCGGCTCCCTGGCGTTCGGTATCGGCACCTCGGAGGTGGAGCACGTGATGGCCACCCAGACCCTGAAGCAGGGCCGGGCCAAGACCATGCGCATCAGCGTCAACGGCAAGCTGGCCGAGGGCATCAGCGCCAAGGACGTGGTGCTCGCCATCATAGGCAAGGTCGGTCACGCCGGCGGCACCGGTTACGTGGTGGAGTTCGCGGGGGACGCCATCGCGGGTCTCTCCATGGAAGGGCGCATGACGGTGTGCAACATGGCCATCGAGCTCGGCGCCAAGGCGGGCATGATAGCCCCCGACCAGACCACCATCGACTACATCCGCGGCAAGGTGTTCGCCCCCAAGGGTGAGGCGCTGGAGCAGGCCATCGCCTACTGGCAGGGACTGGGCAGCGATGCCGATGCCACATTCGATGCCGAGGTGGTGCTGGATGCCGCCGCCATCGCGCCCCAGGTGACCTGGGGCACCAACCCGGGCCAGGTGATCTCCGTCAATGAGCCCATTCCGGATCCAGACTCCTTCGCCGATCTGATGGAGCAGCAGTCCGCCCGCAAGGCGCTCGCCTACATGGATCTGCAGCCGGGTCAGAGGCTCAGCGACGTCACCATCGACAAGGTGTTCATCGGATCCTGTACCAACAGCCGCATCGAGGATCTGCGTGCCGCCGCCGCTATCGCCCGTGGCCGCAAGGTCGCCGCCGGAGTGCAGGCGCTGGTGGTGCCGGGCTCGGAGCAGGTCAAGGCCCAGGCCGAGGCCGAGGGTCTCGACAAGATCTTCATCGAGGCGGGCTTCGAGTGGCGTCTGCCCGGCTGCTCCATGTGTCTGGCCATGAACAACGACCGGCTGCAACCGGGGGAGCGCTGCGCCTCCACCAGCAACCGTAACTTCGAGGGGCGTCAGGGCCGTGCCGGCCGCACCCATCTGGTGAGCCCGGCCATGGCCGCCGCCGCCGCCGTCACCGGTCGTTTCGCCGACATTCGCGCACTGTAACGAGGAGAACAAGATGACAGGCTTCAAGCAACACAAAGGGATCGTCGTCCCCCTCGACAGCGCCAACGTCGACACCGACGCCATCATTCCCAAGCAGTTTCTGCAGAAGGTGAACCGCACCGGCTTTGGCAAGCATCTGTTCCACGACTGGCGCTTCCTGGATGACGCGGGCTTGCAAGCAAACCCCGAGTTCGTGCTGAACCAGCCGCGTTTTGCTAGTGCCAGCATACTGCTGGCCAGGGAGAACTTCGG encodes the following:
- a CDS encoding phosphatase PAP2 family protein; the encoded protein is MNKIQQWDLRVCRLCLLHPYNRPQARISRAISHTGDGPLYAVLAALLWWQGGAQRETVQIAVLAFALELPLYLLLKNALKRQRPVGLPVFITPSDRYSLPSGHTAAAFLMATVLAASFPLWAPLLFLWAMLVGASRLLLGVHYLSDLVAGALLGGGCALWALSGSQG
- a CDS encoding TetR/AcrR family transcriptional regulator gives rise to the protein MEKRRPGRPVGRSDIRDKLLAAARERFLNTPYSKVTTREIAELAGSNLAMIHYYFGSKEGLYKAVLGDVAEPLDQAWHDESSNRSLNDLLNTYYQVMAPNSELTSAISSALSTEKSPGRDFVLNRLLERQLPQFDALLESMRSSGQLGDNLDPEMLKISFLSMMWQPFVMKDLYEQVFGLTVDESFMSRLADHNCRLMESGLRASVN
- the leuA gene encoding 2-isopropylmalate synthase; the encoded protein is MSDRVIIFDTTLRDGEQALSASLTVKEKLQIAQALERLGVDVMEVGFPVSSPGDFLSVQTIARHIKNSRVCALARALPKDIDAAGEALKVAEAFRIHTFISTSSIHVESKLKKSFEDVLEMGISAVKHARRYTDDVEFSCEDAGRTPIDNLCRMVEAAIKAGARTINIPDTVGYTVPTEFSGIIQTLFNRVPNIDQAIISVHCHDDLGLSVANSIGAVQMGARQIECTINGIGERAGNCSLEEVAMILKTRADLLGVHTNIRHSEIHRTSTLVSQLCNMPVQPNKAIVGANAFSHSSGIHQDGVLKAKNTYEIITPESIGLTQNSLNMTSRSGRHVIKHRMESMGYLESSYDLDDLYGKFLTLADKKGQVFDYDLEALAFFSQIHEEPEHFKLEYLGVQSGSSVLATASVKLKVGQDLICEAATGNGPVDAVYQCINRITGYEIRIDKYELKGKGEGKNALGQVDIVAEYKGRKFHGMGLATDIIESSAQALVHVINSIWRADQVAEQMERNNSIKSETV
- the leuB gene encoding 3-isopropylmalate dehydrogenase — its product is MSSYRIAVLPGDGIGPEVMAEAIKVLAKVQTKFGFSLDYDRHDVGGIAIDNHGTPLPQSTIAGCEAADAVLFGSVGGPKWEHLPPNDQPERGALLPLRAHFKLFCNLRPARIYTGLEQFSPLRADISDRGFDIACVRELTGGIYFGQPKGREGEGATEKAFDTEVYHRFEIERIAKIAFESARVRRSKVTSIDKANVLASSILWREVVTQVAKSYPDVALNHMYIDNATMQLIKDPSQFDVLLCSNLFGDILSDECAMITGSMGLLPSASLNESGFGLFEPAGGSAPDIAGKGIANPIAQILSAALMLRYSLGQETAAQAIEQAVAQALAEGYFTADLHQATARHPVQSTADMGSQIAARI
- the leuC gene encoding 3-isopropylmalate dehydratase large subunit; the encoded protein is MSKTLYQKVFDAHVVREVAGETPLIYIDRHLVHEVTSPQAFDGLRAMNRPLRRPDLTWATMDHNVSTTTKDIAASGEMARIQMETLADNCKEFGVRLYDLNHQYQGIVHVMGPELGITLPGTTIVCGDSHTATHGAFGSLAFGIGTSEVEHVMATQTLKQGRAKTMRISVNGKLAEGISAKDVVLAIIGKVGHAGGTGYVVEFAGDAIAGLSMEGRMTVCNMAIELGAKAGMIAPDQTTIDYIRGKVFAPKGEALEQAIAYWQGLGSDADATFDAEVVLDAAAIAPQVTWGTNPGQVISVNEPIPDPDSFADLMEQQSARKALAYMDLQPGQRLSDVTIDKVFIGSCTNSRIEDLRAAAAIARGRKVAAGVQALVVPGSEQVKAQAEAEGLDKIFIEAGFEWRLPGCSMCLAMNNDRLQPGERCASTSNRNFEGRQGRAGRTHLVSPAMAAAAAVTGRFADIRAL